A single Vibrio sp. YMD68 DNA region contains:
- the yacG gene encoding DNA gyrase inhibitor YacG, which translates to MSKKITLVKCPKCSTDVEWGDQSPFRPFCSKQCQMIDFGEWADEENAIAGAPDMSDSDGWSEDPY; encoded by the coding sequence ATGTCTAAAAAAATCACGTTAGTAAAATGTCCCAAATGCAGTACGGACGTTGAGTGGGGAGATCAGAGCCCATTTCGTCCATTTTGCAGTAAGCAGTGTCAGATGATTGATTTTGGCGAATGGGCCGATGAGGAAAATGCGATCGCAGGCGCACCAGACATGTCAGACAGCGATGGCTGGTCGGAAGATCCATATTAA
- the rplS gene encoding 50S ribosomal protein L19: MSNIIKALEEEQLKSDLPKFAPGDTVVVQVKVKEGDRERLQAFEGVVIAIRNRGLHSAFTVRKISNGEGVERSFQTHSPMVDSIEVKRRGAVRRAKLYYLRERSGKSARIREKLTKK, encoded by the coding sequence ATGAGTAACATCATCAAGGCTCTTGAAGAAGAGCAACTGAAATCAGACCTACCTAAATTTGCTCCAGGTGACACTGTAGTAGTTCAAGTTAAGGTAAAAGAAGGCGACCGTGAGCGTCTACAGGCTTTCGAAGGCGTTGTAATCGCTATTCGTAACCGTGGTCTACACTCTGCATTTACTGTTCGTAAAATCTCGAACGGTGAAGGTGTTGAGCGTTCATTCCAAACACATTCTCCAATGGTTGATAGCATCGAAGTTAAACGCCGTGGTGCAGTACGTCGTGCCAAGTTGTACTACCTACGTGAGCGTTCTGGTAAGTCAGCTCGTATCCGCGAGAAACTTACTAAGAAGTAA
- the trmD gene encoding tRNA (guanosine(37)-N1)-methyltransferase TrmD, translating to MWIGIISLFPEMFRSVTDFGVTGQAVKKGLLSVETWNPRDFTHDKHRTVDDRPYGGGPGMLMMVQPLRDAIHNAKKASPGKTKVIYLSPQGRKLDQKGVEELSTHENLVLICGRYEGVDERIIQSEVDEEWSIGDFVMTGGEIPAMTLIDSVSRFIPGVLGDFASAEEDSFANGLLDCPHYTRPEVLDDKSVPSVLMSGNHKDIRRWRLQQSLGRTWLRRPELLENLALTDEQEQLLAEFIKAYRSSKK from the coding sequence ATGTGGATTGGCATAATTAGCCTGTTTCCTGAAATGTTCCGCAGCGTTACGGATTTTGGAGTAACAGGTCAAGCGGTTAAAAAAGGTCTTTTGTCGGTAGAGACATGGAATCCTCGAGATTTCACTCACGACAAGCATCGCACTGTAGATGATAGACCTTACGGTGGTGGCCCAGGTATGCTTATGATGGTTCAGCCTTTGCGCGATGCTATTCATAACGCTAAGAAAGCCTCACCGGGAAAGACGAAAGTTATTTACCTCTCACCTCAAGGTCGTAAACTCGATCAAAAAGGTGTTGAAGAATTGTCAACCCATGAGAACCTCGTTCTTATTTGTGGCCGATACGAAGGGGTAGATGAGCGTATTATACAATCCGAAGTTGACGAAGAATGGTCAATTGGTGATTTTGTAATGACGGGTGGTGAAATTCCAGCCATGACGTTGATTGACTCAGTATCGCGGTTTATACCGGGCGTATTGGGTGATTTCGCGTCAGCAGAAGAGGATTCTTTTGCTAATGGCCTGTTAGATTGCCCTCACTATACGCGCCCTGAAGTGTTAGACGATAAATCAGTGCCTTCGGTATTGATGTCGGGTAACCACAAGGACATTCGTCGCTGGCGATTACAACAATCGCTAGGCCGTACTTGGCTTAGAAGACCAGAGCTCTTGGAAAACCTAGCTCTGACTGACGAACAGGAACAATTACTGGCCGAATTTATTAAAGCGTATCGCTCTAGTAAAAAGTAA
- the rimM gene encoding ribosome maturation factor RimM (Essential for efficient processing of 16S rRNA) — protein sequence MSMKGKETMSEQNEKIVMGKFGATYGIRGWLKVFSYTDNAESIFDYSPWFIKQKGEWVEYKVESWKRHSKAMVAKLDGLEVREEAHLLTNFEIAIDPASLPELSEEEFYWRELFGMQVVTTKGYDLGKVTDVMETGSNDVLVVKANLKDAFGQKERLIPFLEEQVIKSVDRNAQRIEVDWDPGF from the coding sequence ATGTCGATGAAAGGAAAAGAAACAATGAGTGAGCAAAACGAAAAAATTGTTATGGGCAAGTTTGGTGCTACCTATGGCATTCGCGGCTGGCTTAAAGTTTTTTCCTACACAGACAATGCTGAGAGCATTTTTGATTACAGCCCTTGGTTTATTAAACAAAAGGGCGAGTGGGTAGAATACAAAGTTGAAAGCTGGAAGCGTCATAGTAAAGCTATGGTCGCTAAACTAGATGGTCTGGAAGTTCGTGAAGAAGCGCACTTGCTAACCAATTTCGAAATTGCAATTGACCCTGCATCATTACCTGAATTGTCAGAAGAAGAATTCTACTGGCGTGAATTGTTTGGAATGCAAGTGGTAACCACGAAAGGTTACGATTTGGGTAAAGTGACAGATGTCATGGAAACCGGTTCAAACGATGTTCTCGTAGTGAAAGCAAATCTAAAAGATGCTTTCGGGCAAAAGGAACGATTAATCCCGTTTCTTGAAGAGCAAGTGATCAAATCAGTTGATCGCAATGCTCAACGGATCGAAGTTGACTGGGATCCTGGATTCTAA
- the rpsP gene encoding 30S ribosomal protein S16 → MVTIRLARHGAKKRPFYQIVVADSRNAATGRFIEKVGFFNPTATGQEEGLRLDLDRVNHWVGQGASVSDRVAKLVKDAKKAA, encoded by the coding sequence ATGGTAACCATTCGTTTGGCACGTCACGGCGCAAAAAAACGCCCATTCTATCAAATCGTAGTAGCGGACAGCCGCAATGCAGCAACTGGCCGTTTCATCGAGAAAGTAGGTTTCTTTAACCCTACTGCTACTGGTCAAGAAGAAGGCCTACGTCTAGATCTAGACCGCGTTAACCACTGGGTTGGTCAAGGCGCATCTGTATCTGACCGCGTAGCTAAGCTAGTAAAAGACGCTAAAAAAGCGGCTTAA